A single Acidaminococcus sp. DNA region contains:
- a CDS encoding glutaredoxin, producing MKTITFIHLSTCPYCANARKAMAELKEEHPEYNKIPMVSIEESEEPDKIVPFADDYYYVPSFFVDGKKMYEASPDDTYEFIRNHVKEVFEAAVK from the coding sequence ATGAAAACAATTACTTTCATTCATTTATCAACTTGTCCTTACTGCGCTAATGCCAGAAAAGCAATGGCGGAATTGAAGGAAGAACATCCGGAATATAATAAGATTCCGATGGTCAGTATTGAAGAGTCCGAAGAACCGGATAAAATCGTTCCTTTTGCCGATGATTATTATTATGTGCCGTCCTTCTTCGTAGATGGTAAGAAGATGTACGAAGCCTCTCCGGACGATACGTATGAATTCATCCGGAATCACGTAAAGGAAGTTTTCGAAGCGGCTGTGAAATAA